Proteins from a genomic interval of Burkholderia cepacia GG4:
- a CDS encoding c-type cytochrome, whose protein sequence is MNGIGGRLRALAGACPPASRRRLARWLLLAVLGASAGHAIGDEAAAPAVPTASAASAAPADAGAAIFQRGILGSGAPLEAVHQDGVRLRGAAAACINCHRRSGLGSKEGNNTIPPITWRYLAHPRAQTGEDLDIPYVPGMRADREPYTEERLARAVRDGIDSEGRPLGRLMPQYALDDADMAALTGYLKRLDRRTLPGVTDTVLHFATIVTPDADPVKRAGMLDVLQHYFADKNAFPFGVTPPLRSTRKMMFMVNRHWELHVWSLTGPPDTWHAQLNAYLARQPVLAVVSGLGGRNWAPVHDFCEEAAVPCLFPNVEVPVETDHDFYSVYFSRGVLLESDLIAKRILDEAGARPVKTVWQVYRAGDNGERGAQALAAALKARGIAVSNHALAPRDGVAHALRRMPRDDVLMLWLRPPDLAALDHVPPASDTVFMSGLLGGLDSTPLPTSWRGVTRVAYPFDLPEGRRVRVDYAFGWFTIRQIPMVAPQVQADTYLACGLLAETLSHVVDSFVPEYLVERIQDMLERRILTGYYPRLTLAPGQRFASKGGYIVRFAGPDRTKISADGDWIVP, encoded by the coding sequence ATGAACGGCATCGGGGGGCGGCTGCGCGCCCTCGCGGGGGCGTGCCCGCCTGCGTCGCGCAGACGGCTGGCGCGATGGCTGCTGCTGGCCGTGCTGGGTGCGAGCGCCGGGCACGCGATCGGCGACGAGGCGGCGGCGCCCGCTGTGCCGACTGCATCCGCCGCATCCGCCGCGCCGGCGGACGCGGGCGCGGCGATCTTCCAGCGCGGCATCCTCGGTTCGGGCGCGCCGCTCGAGGCGGTGCATCAGGACGGCGTGCGCCTGCGCGGCGCCGCGGCCGCCTGCATCAATTGCCACCGGCGCAGCGGCCTAGGTTCGAAGGAAGGCAACAATACGATCCCGCCGATCACGTGGCGCTACCTTGCGCATCCTCGCGCGCAAACCGGCGAGGATCTCGACATTCCGTACGTGCCCGGCATGCGCGCCGATCGCGAACCGTACACGGAAGAACGGCTCGCGCGGGCCGTGCGCGACGGGATCGATTCGGAAGGCCGGCCGCTCGGCAGGCTGATGCCGCAGTACGCGCTCGACGATGCCGACATGGCCGCGCTGACCGGCTATCTGAAACGCCTCGACCGGCGCACGCTGCCGGGCGTGACGGACACGGTGCTGCATTTCGCGACGATCGTCACGCCGGACGCGGACCCGGTGAAGCGGGCCGGCATGCTCGACGTCCTGCAGCACTATTTCGCGGACAAGAACGCGTTTCCGTTCGGCGTGACACCGCCGCTGCGCTCGACGCGAAAAATGATGTTCATGGTCAATCGGCACTGGGAGCTGCATGTCTGGTCGCTCACCGGGCCACCCGACACGTGGCATGCGCAGCTGAACGCGTATCTCGCGCGGCAGCCGGTGCTGGCCGTGGTGTCGGGGCTCGGCGGCCGGAACTGGGCGCCGGTCCACGACTTCTGCGAAGAGGCGGCCGTGCCGTGTCTCTTTCCGAACGTCGAAGTGCCGGTCGAGACCGATCACGATTTCTATTCCGTGTACTTCTCGCGCGGCGTGCTGCTCGAGTCGGACCTGATCGCGAAGCGCATCCTGGACGAAGCCGGCGCGCGGCCGGTGAAGACCGTCTGGCAGGTCTATCGCGCGGGCGACAACGGCGAGCGCGGCGCGCAGGCGCTGGCAGCCGCACTGAAGGCGCGCGGCATCGCGGTGTCGAATCACGCGCTCGCGCCCCGCGACGGCGTCGCGCACGCGTTGCGCCGAATGCCGCGCGACGACGTGCTCATGCTGTGGCTGCGGCCGCCCGATCTCGCGGCGCTCGACCATGTGCCGCCCGCATCGGACACGGTGTTCATGTCGGGGCTCCTCGGCGGGCTCGACAGCACGCCGCTGCCGACGAGCTGGCGCGGCGTGACGCGGGTCGCCTATCCGTTCGACTTGCCCGAAGGGCGGCGTGTGCGGGTCGACTACGCCTTCGGCTGGTTCACGATTCGGCAGATTCCGATGGTCGCGCCGCAGGTGCAGGCGGATACCTATCTCGCATGCGGCCTGCTCGCCGAAACGCTGAGTCACGTGGTCGATTCGTTCGTGCCCGAGTATCTGGTCGAGCGCATCCAGGACATGCTCGAACGCCGCATCCTGACCGGCTACTACCCGCGCCTGACGCTCGCGCCCGGGCAGCGCTTTGCGTCCAAGGGCGGCTATATCGTGCGGTTCGCCGGGCCGGACCGCACGAAGATCTCCGCCGACGGAGACTGGATCGTTCCGTGA
- a CDS encoding choice-of-anchor Q domain-containing protein encodes MKSTKLTATLLGLFKAGVAASMLLTAGEACFAQAVVNLTAKASTAMMPDGQSVPMWGYSCTPAAVAAAPAANATCAAANTTAGANWSPVVITVPAGQLQINLTNNLPAPVPTSLVIVGQLGGGLGDKPTTTPSPVHPTQTATTWPIVTATSTAPMASFVPPAQGPRVESFGTEVAASTDPKSHTTLTWPNLKPGTYLLESGTHPSIQGPMGLYGVLVVKSPAVASSTCASTKQAYPNSASCYDADVPLVMSEIDPVQNGAVAAAVATKGFSETAAWSGQPGGCGDSKSTSFGTCYPPVVNYDPRYYLINGVAFDRTNPNASAFPPSANVPASTGQVLVRLVNAGLRMHVPAVVGAQTGNPSVPGFSLIAEDGNALPGAARIQNSVFMAAGKTYDVMVNAPAAGAMPVYDRELSLSTNNLRDGGMQAYIAVNNAQPSATAGIGEVPTAAGANYYFVPGTTLAVSDPAKGVIANDSGVYGVKVQTPPGNGTLKLNTDGTFTYLSSSAANDSFVYQSTNGTPPVTAKVTLTACTTSNKCLSVPTAGNANFSSNIASQVQIGAPGVLASASDPAGLPLTAQIVASSATNGTVTLNPDGSFTAVPTTPPMAGASAQKVTFQYKVTNTQNQTSTNAGTVTVTFNPGSGLVVNVMDAPSMAPDATAPNKMVRLTDYRWIIEEDRTMQIDPACQVNSTTARPANCPPLPQPVPTLGTNFHTSYMPVVAAGCVGTVACESGQTVYDPVSNKHLATVCDVGNGVCRTGTNVSQQAAVDPKYVALDPTKHYYISILPGDAGNTFVNSGGVPPNTTRQFSIALDCPSGPSGADFAPGTGKCGHSMGGAPISPAQIAAAQAGQTATGQAGQLNVLLTETPYQTAKLSVFVFEDDAPLNGEVDVSGGSDGFGTAREPGLGGFEVKLWDDAGGTGDPTGQMTYDMFNMPLSNSLQGTVDPLTGLNACPISTATDGLVGMIPTCPKYESDGKTLSPLVGQAVIANLMPGRYGVIATPAADRIGRGEEWLQTNTLDGQKAHDAFIKVGGPAYFQEFGPAGYHVSIGFANPKIINARRTNATKTGLCDTGACPNTITGRVTNLHYGRPPNENLYSSGSHDSLAFSQCYVSVGDPDGEDYGFTKCDSQGKFTISGLPSGTTRITVFDQWNDQIVDGLAKAVQLPAANGSTTVDVGDLSVLQWQTNLYTRTFIDLHGDGISHPDDPGIALASVNMRFRDGSFSSFNASDGNGYAPFNEVFPLFNWYVVDDDQTRYKSTGTHVVYDAGGPVDRTGVPGSGNSTIAANFANTVETLPVPSNLQVPGARYCADADCASTGSGSTGRVDPPWVNSEAWQGFSGQNSFIEFGKTPFAKGENGGIRGEVIYASTRPFDDPTLLIHTKWTPNVPNVTVNLYQEGTAADGTANLTLVDTTKTASWDDWAQGFRADGVTPNMNCPGQDPNDPFYFTLKNSTNWLDPQHRQLPANAQFKCYDGMHVFNQIQPAPYDGMYKFPSVTATDAGGKPVASNCTICVGKNPVDGTPMLPAGKYVVEIIVPPGYELVKEEDKNILIGDNYIAPVTQQFAGIGAVFILPDQAAVNSTYNPNNPQNLTTNLGSTPHAEGDTGSVERFWPCVGELRIVPDYMSLFPGSKEVAPFAGASRHLCDRKEVMLTDEESVLAKFWIFSSTHVAAHYTGFMLDDFSSEFDPYSPQFGEKFAVPNVPISFKDFSGNETSRTYSDQWGIYNGLTFSTWEVNPPNPTGYAPTMMVACMNDPGPIPDPNHPGQTISDPLYNPAYSQFCYEIPFMPGQTQYMDTPVVPVQSFADGYNQPDCAYPDATPAISSVTGDAIGAGAGPWVSGPGKTLTINALGDQQVPNHAYTGPSQSTAPFNQKFITRHYGFGGSQGTGTVTIAGVNAPVVSWSDTQIVVTVPDLSIPVLPLPTAPSTCTIQQMGAPATQCGELVVTAGNGKRSIDAVTVTVGGKTPTYVGGENGASNALQTAINNASAGDMIVVGPGTYNEMLVMWKPVRLQGVGAASVTVNANTHPSGKLDPWRRLIACLFGTSLDGGAISAAYDPTKPVSPTNNPYDPSGTYQCSTQMQGHVDPIPFEPTVGWDSMQNGNLGELLMEPSLLGAYEGAGITVLAKGVQPSTNCTANGVCTLLTRHDCTTDPNNPNYSNFLCNPSRIDGITFTNSSQGGGGIFLHGWNHYTEVSNNRVTGNAGTLSGGITVGQVEVPDGTIAADGVTQLPFMYNTFVNVHHNAVTGNASYGDEINSTTPSAAGGVTLCSGADYYRFNYNWVCGNISGGDGGGVAHFGFSYNGDLSHNVVLFNQSNNPTLPTYGGGIIAQGVPPDGTFCENSTVDVDCAPQLSDGIGPNLVIDGNLIMGNTAESGKGGGLRLQNVNGTDVQRSLGNPNNWYQVNVINNIIADNVAGWSGGGVSLQDALRVNFVNNTVIANDATASAGVLFNTPAASQSNVPPPGCTSSPNSADSTCTSFIEASTQQPAGLETANHTQNLLAAFVPPAGFTGHVTCPANAPNCTKFSNPVLTNNVFWRNRTFYISVSSQPNPNIPGVQNAVTLNPVLNQKGQSTGFCVTGGTTPPVYWDIGAYGDTGPTNHQSGLTMDPEYSIMTSTAGYAATNMAADPQTVGQYCNGSRVPPEAGGNGFAVPPGIADAVMPNPLFGLMPTATPDEGNQWINMSYGPLSLFNEALTPGSAGYNVMMGNYSIKGTSPAIGAATANGAPDHDIFGTPRPQANGYDIGAVEYVTPGLLGGLLGGGGPIDPLALGGNQPTGLAGLLAGLRGAGGIPGLFNGLKPLTQIQAPALRRPPAGVPQVAPATRPAGTLTQSPALARPPSGVLLQAPAQTPPRTSTPAPTPAQATPAALTGALP; translated from the coding sequence ATGAAATCCACCAAGCTCACGGCGACGCTTCTTGGCCTGTTCAAGGCAGGGGTCGCGGCATCCATGTTGCTGACGGCCGGCGAGGCCTGTTTCGCGCAGGCGGTCGTCAACCTGACGGCGAAGGCGTCCACGGCGATGATGCCGGACGGACAGTCCGTGCCGATGTGGGGCTACAGCTGTACGCCGGCCGCCGTCGCGGCGGCGCCGGCCGCGAATGCCACTTGCGCGGCGGCGAACACGACCGCCGGCGCGAACTGGTCGCCGGTGGTGATCACCGTGCCGGCAGGGCAGCTGCAGATCAACCTGACGAACAACCTGCCGGCGCCCGTGCCGACCTCGCTCGTGATCGTCGGGCAACTCGGCGGCGGTCTCGGTGACAAGCCGACGACCACGCCGAGCCCGGTCCATCCGACACAGACCGCCACGACCTGGCCGATCGTCACCGCGACCTCGACCGCGCCGATGGCGTCGTTCGTGCCTCCCGCGCAAGGGCCGCGCGTCGAGTCGTTCGGGACCGAGGTGGCGGCGTCGACCGATCCGAAATCGCATACCACGCTCACCTGGCCGAATCTGAAGCCCGGTACCTACCTGCTGGAATCGGGCACGCACCCGTCGATCCAGGGGCCGATGGGCCTGTACGGCGTGCTGGTCGTGAAGAGCCCGGCCGTCGCAAGTTCAACCTGCGCATCGACGAAGCAGGCGTATCCGAATTCGGCGTCATGCTATGACGCCGACGTGCCGCTCGTGATGAGCGAGATCGATCCGGTGCAGAACGGGGCAGTCGCCGCGGCCGTGGCGACCAAGGGCTTCAGCGAAACCGCCGCGTGGTCGGGTCAGCCCGGCGGGTGCGGCGATTCGAAGTCCACATCGTTCGGTACCTGCTATCCGCCGGTGGTGAATTACGATCCGCGCTACTACCTGATCAACGGCGTCGCATTCGATCGCACCAACCCGAACGCATCGGCGTTCCCGCCGAGCGCGAACGTGCCGGCGTCGACCGGGCAGGTGCTCGTGCGGCTGGTGAACGCCGGCCTGCGCATGCACGTTCCGGCCGTGGTCGGCGCGCAAACCGGCAATCCGTCGGTGCCCGGGTTCTCGCTGATCGCCGAGGACGGCAACGCGTTGCCCGGCGCCGCGCGCATCCAGAACTCGGTGTTCATGGCCGCCGGCAAGACCTATGACGTGATGGTGAACGCGCCGGCCGCCGGGGCGATGCCCGTGTACGACCGCGAGCTGAGCCTGTCGACCAACAATCTGCGTGACGGCGGGATGCAGGCCTACATCGCAGTCAACAACGCGCAACCGTCGGCGACCGCGGGCATCGGCGAAGTGCCGACCGCCGCGGGCGCGAACTACTACTTCGTGCCGGGCACGACGCTCGCCGTGTCGGATCCGGCCAAGGGCGTGATCGCGAACGACTCCGGCGTCTACGGCGTGAAGGTCCAGACGCCGCCCGGCAACGGCACGCTCAAGCTGAACACGGACGGTACGTTCACGTACCTGTCGAGCAGCGCGGCGAACGACAGCTTCGTCTACCAGTCGACGAACGGCACGCCGCCGGTGACGGCGAAGGTGACGCTGACCGCTTGCACCACGAGCAACAAGTGCCTGTCGGTTCCCACGGCCGGCAATGCGAACTTCTCGAGCAACATCGCGTCGCAGGTTCAGATCGGTGCGCCCGGCGTGCTCGCCAGCGCGAGCGATCCGGCCGGGCTGCCGCTCACCGCGCAAATCGTCGCGTCGAGCGCGACGAACGGCACCGTGACGCTGAATCCGGACGGCTCGTTTACCGCGGTGCCGACGACGCCGCCGATGGCCGGCGCGTCTGCGCAGAAGGTGACGTTCCAGTACAAGGTCACCAACACGCAGAACCAGACGAGCACGAACGCCGGGACCGTGACGGTCACGTTCAATCCCGGCAGCGGGCTGGTCGTGAACGTGATGGATGCGCCGAGCATGGCGCCGGATGCGACCGCGCCGAACAAGATGGTCAGGCTGACCGACTATCGCTGGATCATCGAGGAAGACCGCACGATGCAGATCGATCCGGCCTGCCAGGTGAATTCGACGACGGCGCGGCCGGCGAACTGCCCGCCGTTGCCGCAGCCGGTGCCGACGCTCGGCACGAACTTCCATACGAGCTACATGCCGGTGGTGGCGGCCGGCTGCGTCGGCACCGTCGCGTGCGAATCCGGGCAGACCGTGTACGACCCGGTGTCCAACAAGCACTTGGCGACCGTGTGCGACGTCGGCAACGGCGTGTGCCGCACCGGCACGAACGTTTCGCAACAGGCGGCGGTCGATCCGAAATACGTGGCGCTCGATCCGACCAAGCACTACTACATCTCGATCCTGCCGGGCGATGCCGGCAACACGTTCGTGAACAGCGGCGGCGTGCCGCCCAACACCACGCGGCAATTCAGCATCGCGCTCGACTGCCCGTCGGGCCCGAGCGGCGCGGATTTCGCGCCGGGCACCGGCAAGTGCGGCCACAGCATGGGCGGCGCGCCGATTTCGCCCGCGCAGATCGCGGCCGCGCAGGCCGGGCAGACCGCGACCGGGCAAGCCGGGCAGCTCAACGTGCTGCTGACGGAAACGCCTTACCAGACGGCGAAGCTGTCGGTGTTCGTGTTCGAGGACGATGCGCCGCTGAACGGCGAAGTGGATGTCAGCGGCGGGTCCGACGGTTTCGGCACCGCGCGCGAGCCGGGCCTCGGCGGCTTCGAGGTCAAGCTCTGGGACGACGCCGGCGGCACCGGCGACCCGACTGGGCAAATGACCTATGACATGTTCAACATGCCGCTGTCGAATTCGCTGCAGGGCACCGTCGATCCGCTCACCGGGCTCAACGCCTGCCCGATCTCGACGGCGACCGACGGCCTGGTCGGCATGATCCCGACCTGCCCGAAGTACGAATCGGACGGCAAGACGCTGTCGCCGCTGGTGGGCCAGGCTGTCATCGCCAACCTGATGCCGGGCCGCTATGGCGTGATCGCGACGCCGGCCGCCGACCGGATCGGTCGCGGCGAGGAATGGCTGCAGACCAACACGCTCGACGGGCAGAAGGCGCACGACGCGTTCATCAAGGTCGGCGGCCCCGCGTACTTCCAGGAGTTCGGGCCGGCTGGCTATCACGTGTCGATCGGCTTCGCGAATCCGAAGATCATCAACGCGCGGCGCACCAATGCGACGAAGACCGGGCTGTGCGACACCGGCGCGTGCCCGAACACGATCACGGGCCGCGTGACGAACCTGCACTACGGCCGGCCGCCGAACGAGAACCTGTACAGCAGCGGCTCGCACGATTCGCTGGCGTTCTCGCAATGCTACGTGAGCGTCGGCGATCCGGACGGCGAGGATTACGGCTTCACGAAGTGCGACAGCCAGGGCAAGTTCACGATCAGCGGGTTGCCGAGCGGCACGACGCGCATCACGGTCTTCGATCAGTGGAACGACCAGATCGTCGACGGGCTGGCGAAGGCGGTGCAGCTGCCGGCGGCCAACGGGAGTACGACGGTCGACGTCGGCGATCTCTCGGTGCTGCAGTGGCAGACGAACCTCTATACGCGGACCTTCATCGACCTGCACGGCGACGGCATCTCGCATCCGGACGACCCCGGTATCGCGCTGGCGTCGGTCAACATGCGGTTCCGCGACGGCAGCTTCTCGAGCTTCAACGCGAGCGACGGCAATGGCTACGCGCCGTTCAACGAAGTGTTCCCGCTGTTCAACTGGTACGTGGTCGACGACGACCAGACGCGCTACAAATCGACCGGCACGCACGTGGTGTACGACGCGGGCGGCCCGGTCGACCGCACCGGCGTGCCCGGCAGCGGGAACTCGACGATCGCCGCGAACTTCGCGAACACGGTCGAAACCTTGCCCGTGCCGTCGAACCTGCAGGTGCCGGGCGCCCGCTACTGCGCGGACGCGGATTGCGCGTCGACCGGCAGCGGCTCGACCGGCCGGGTCGATCCGCCGTGGGTAAACTCGGAGGCATGGCAGGGCTTCTCCGGCCAGAACTCGTTCATCGAGTTCGGCAAGACGCCGTTCGCGAAGGGCGAGAACGGCGGGATTCGCGGCGAGGTGATCTATGCGTCGACGCGGCCGTTCGACGATCCGACGCTGCTGATCCACACGAAGTGGACCCCCAACGTGCCGAACGTCACGGTGAACCTGTACCAGGAGGGTACGGCCGCGGACGGCACCGCCAACCTGACGCTGGTGGACACGACCAAGACGGCGAGCTGGGACGACTGGGCGCAGGGCTTCCGCGCGGACGGCGTGACGCCGAACATGAACTGCCCGGGCCAGGACCCGAACGACCCGTTCTACTTCACGCTGAAGAACAGCACCAACTGGCTCGATCCGCAGCATCGGCAGTTGCCGGCGAATGCACAGTTCAAGTGCTACGACGGCATGCACGTGTTCAACCAGATCCAGCCGGCGCCGTATGACGGGATGTACAAGTTCCCGAGCGTGACGGCGACGGACGCGGGCGGCAAGCCGGTCGCGTCGAACTGCACGATCTGCGTCGGCAAGAACCCCGTCGACGGCACGCCGATGCTGCCGGCCGGCAAGTACGTGGTCGAGATCATCGTGCCGCCGGGCTATGAACTGGTGAAGGAGGAAGACAAGAACATCCTGATCGGCGACAACTACATCGCGCCGGTGACGCAACAGTTCGCCGGGATTGGCGCGGTCTTCATCCTGCCCGACCAGGCCGCGGTGAACTCGACCTACAACCCGAACAACCCGCAGAACCTGACCACCAACCTCGGTTCGACGCCGCATGCCGAAGGCGACACCGGCAGCGTCGAGCGGTTCTGGCCGTGCGTCGGCGAGCTGCGCATCGTGCCGGACTACATGAGCCTGTTCCCCGGCTCGAAGGAAGTCGCGCCGTTCGCGGGTGCTTCCCGGCATCTGTGCGATCGCAAGGAGGTGATGCTGACCGACGAGGAATCGGTGCTCGCGAAGTTCTGGATCTTCAGCTCGACGCACGTCGCGGCGCACTACACGGGCTTCATGCTCGACGACTTCTCGTCGGAGTTCGACCCGTATTCGCCGCAGTTCGGCGAGAAGTTCGCGGTGCCGAACGTGCCGATCTCGTTCAAGGATTTCTCCGGCAACGAAACCTCGCGCACCTATTCGGACCAGTGGGGCATCTACAACGGGCTGACCTTCTCGACCTGGGAAGTGAACCCGCCGAACCCGACCGGCTATGCGCCGACGATGATGGTCGCGTGCATGAACGACCCGGGCCCGATCCCCGACCCGAACCATCCGGGCCAGACGATCAGCGATCCGCTGTACAACCCGGCCTACAGCCAGTTCTGTTACGAGATTCCGTTCATGCCCGGACAGACGCAGTACATGGATACGCCGGTGGTGCCGGTGCAGTCGTTCGCCGACGGATACAACCAGCCCGACTGCGCGTATCCGGATGCGACGCCGGCGATCTCGAGCGTGACCGGCGACGCGATCGGCGCCGGTGCGGGCCCGTGGGTCAGCGGGCCCGGCAAGACGCTGACGATCAACGCGCTGGGCGACCAGCAGGTGCCGAACCACGCGTACACGGGGCCGAGCCAGAGCACGGCGCCGTTCAACCAGAAGTTCATCACGCGCCACTACGGCTTCGGCGGGTCGCAGGGTACCGGCACGGTCACGATCGCGGGCGTCAACGCGCCGGTCGTGTCGTGGAGCGACACGCAGATCGTCGTGACGGTGCCTGACCTGAGCATTCCGGTGCTGCCGTTGCCGACGGCACCGTCGACCTGCACGATCCAGCAGATGGGCGCGCCGGCGACGCAGTGCGGCGAACTCGTGGTCACGGCCGGCAACGGCAAGCGCTCGATCGACGCGGTCACGGTGACGGTCGGCGGCAAGACGCCGACCTACGTCGGCGGCGAGAACGGCGCGAGCAATGCGCTGCAGACCGCGATCAACAACGCGAGCGCGGGCGACATGATCGTCGTCGGCCCGGGCACGTACAACGAGATGCTGGTGATGTGGAAGCCGGTCCGGCTGCAAGGCGTCGGCGCTGCGTCGGTGACGGTCAACGCGAACACGCATCCGTCCGGCAAGCTCGATCCGTGGCGTCGGCTGATCGCGTGCCTGTTCGGCACGTCGCTGGACGGCGGCGCGATTTCTGCCGCGTACGACCCGACGAAGCCGGTCTCGCCGACCAACAACCCGTACGATCCGTCCGGGACCTACCAGTGCTCGACGCAGATGCAGGGGCACGTGGATCCGATCCCGTTCGAGCCGACCGTCGGTTGGGACAGCATGCAGAACGGCAACCTGGGCGAGCTGCTGATGGAGCCGTCGCTGCTGGGCGCGTATGAGGGCGCGGGCATCACGGTGCTGGCCAAGGGCGTGCAGCCGAGCACGAACTGCACCGCGAATGGCGTCTGCACGCTGCTTACGCGGCACGACTGCACGACGGACCCGAACAACCCGAACTACAGCAACTTCCTGTGCAACCCGTCGCGCATCGACGGGATCACGTTCACCAACAGCTCGCAGGGCGGCGGCGGGATCTTCCTGCACGGCTGGAACCATTACACGGAGGTCTCGAACAACCGGGTGACCGGCAATGCCGGCACGCTGTCGGGCGGCATCACGGTGGGCCAGGTGGAGGTGCCGGACGGCACCATCGCCGCGGACGGCGTGACGCAGTTGCCGTTCATGTACAACACGTTCGTCAACGTTCACCACAACGCGGTGACGGGGAACGCGTCGTACGGCGACGAGATCAACTCGACCACGCCGTCGGCGGCGGGCGGCGTGACCCTCTGCTCGGGCGCCGACTACTACCGGTTCAACTACAACTGGGTATGCGGCAACATCAGCGGCGGTGACGGCGGCGGCGTCGCGCACTTCGGGTTCAGCTACAACGGCGACCTGTCGCACAACGTGGTGTTGTTCAACCAGAGCAACAACCCGACGTTGCCGACGTACGGCGGCGGCATCATCGCGCAGGGCGTGCCGCCCGACGGCACTTTCTGCGAGAACTCGACCGTCGATGTCGATTGCGCGCCGCAGCTGTCCGACGGCATCGGCCCGAATCTCGTGATCGACGGCAACCTGATCATGGGCAATACCGCGGAAAGCGGGAAGGGCGGCGGCCTGCGGCTGCAGAACGTCAACGGCACGGACGTGCAACGCAGTCTCGGCAACCCGAACAACTGGTACCAGGTGAACGTGATCAACAACATCATCGCGGACAACGTGGCCGGCTGGTCGGGCGGCGGCGTGTCGCTGCAGGATGCGTTGCGTGTGAACTTCGTCAACAACACGGTGATCGCGAACGATGCGACGGCGTCGGCGGGCGTGCTGTTCAATACGCCGGCCGCCTCACAGTCGAACGTGCCGCCGCCGGGATGCACGAGCAGCCCGAACAGCGCGGACTCGACCTGCACGAGCTTCATCGAGGCATCGACGCAGCAGCCGGCCGGGCTGGAGACGGCGAACCATACGCAGAATCTGCTGGCCGCGTTCGTGCCGCCGGCGGGTTTCACGGGGCATGTCACGTGTCCCGCGAACGCGCCGAACTGCACGAAGTTCTCGAACCCGGTGCTGACCAACAACGTGTTCTGGCGAAACCGCACGTTCTACATTTCGGTGAGTTCGCAGCCGAACCCGAATATCCCCGGCGTGCAGAACGCGGTCACGTTGAATCCGGTCCTGAACCAGAAGGGGCAGTCGACAGGCTTCTGCGTGACAGGCGGCACGACGCCGCCGGTCTACTGGGATATCGGCGCATACGGCGACACCGGGCCGACCAACCATCAATCCGGGCTGACGATGGACCCCGAGTACTCGATCATGACCAGCACGGCTGGCTACGCCGCGACCAACATGGCGGCGGATCCGCAGACGGTGGGCCAGTACTGCAACGGCTCGCGGGTGCCGCCGGAAGCCGGCGGGAACGGCTTTGCCGTGCCGCCCGGGATCGCCGACGCGGTGATGCCGAATCCGCTGTTCGGGCTGATGCCGACGGCCACGCCCGATGAAGGCAACCAGTGGATCAACATGTCGTACGGACCGCTGTCGCTGTTCAACGAGGCGCTCACGCCGGGGAGCGCGGGTTACAACGTGATGATGGGCAACTACTCGATCAAGGGCACGTCGCCGGCGATCGGGGCGGCCACCGCGAACGGCGCGCCGGATCACGACATCTTCGGCACGCCGCGGCCGCAAGCCAACGGCTACGACATCGGCGCGGTCGAGTACGTGACGCCGGGCCTGCTTGGCGGCCTGCTCGGCGGCGGCGGGCCGATTGATCCGCTGGCGTTGGGCGGGAACCAGCCAACCGGCTTGGCGGGCTTGCTCGCCGGGCTGCGAGGTGCCGGCGGGATCCCGGGCCTGTTCAACGGACTCAAGCCGCTGACGCAGATCCAGGCGCCGGCGTTGCGGCGGCCGCCGGCGGGCGTGCCGCAGGTCGCACCGGCGACGCGGCCGGCCGGTACACTGACGCAGTCTCCGGCGCTCGCGCGGCCGCCGTCGGGCGTGCTGTTGCAAGCCCCGGCCCAGACGCCGCCGCGCACCAGCACGCCGGCGCCGACTCCGGCGCAGGCGACGCCCGCGGCGCTCACCGGGGCGCTGCCATGA